One genomic window of Glycine max cultivar Williams 82 chromosome 16, Glycine_max_v4.0, whole genome shotgun sequence includes the following:
- the LOC100793843 gene encoding short-chain dehydrogenase TIC 32, chloroplastic codes for MIISMTNDYPQRYIYTERERESNSEEKRLFAFSTLFCRRFHSETDQNGMWWPCGRNGGSSFSSSSTAEQVTEGIDGTGLTAIVTGASSGIGAETTRVLAMRGVHVIMGVRNVVAAKVVMEAILKEIPNAKVDAMELDLSSMISVRKFALEFISSGLPLNILINNAGIFGTPFKLSEDNIELQFATNHMGHFLLTNLLLDTIKRTTHESKKEGRIVNISSSGHQWLNYRGGILFDKINDESSYQKFCAYGQSKLANILHANELARRLKEEGVNITANSLHPGAIATNIHRYNRILTGIPGVVKRLLNLVIKNVQQGAATTCYVALHPEVRGISGEYFADNKIAKANSLGRDIDLAKKLWDFSMNLIKVEYLVPIVDADGILRE; via the exons ATGATTATCAGTATGACCAATGATTATCctcaaagatatatatatactgagagagagagagagagcaataGTGAAGAGAAGAGGCTATTTGCGTTTTCCACTTTGTTTTGTCGTCGTTTTCATTCAGAGACGGATCAAAACGGCATGTGGTGGCCGTGCGGGAGAAATGGGGGTTCTTCCTTTTCATCTTCTTCCACTGCCGAACAAGTTACTGAAGGAATCGATGGCACTGGCCTCACCGCTATTGTTACAG GGGCATCCAGTGGTATTGGTGCTGAGACTACCCGTGTTCTTGCCATGCGTGGTGTTCATGTAATTATGGGTGTGAGAAATGTGGTAGCTGCAAAAGTTGTTATGGAAGCAATACTTAAAGAGATTCCCAACGCTAAAGTTGATGCTATGGAGTTAGACCTTAGTTCAATGATATCTGTTAGAAAATTTGCATTAGAGTTCATTTCATCTGGTCTTCCATTAAACATTCTCAT AAACAATGCAGGAATATTTGGAACCCCTTTCAAGCTTTCTGAGGACAATATTGAACTGCAATTTGCCACAAATCACATGG gtcattttcttttaacaaatcTGTTGTTGGATACTATAAAGAGAACAACGCATGAAAGtaagaaagaaggaagaatTGTTAATATCTCCTCTAGTGGTCATCAATGGCTCAACTATCGTGGAGGAatcctttttgataaaattaacgaTGAATCCAG TTATCAGAAATTCTGCGCGTATGGACAATCAAAGCTTGCTAACATTTTACATGCGAATGAACTAGCAAGACGTCTTAAG GAAGAAGGGGTAAATATTACTGCTAATTCTCTTCATCCAGGAGCCATTGCCACCAATATTCATCGTTACAACAGAATATTGACTG GAATTCCAGGTGTAGTTAAGAGGTTGTTGAATCTTGTAATTAAAAATGTCCAGCAG GGAGCGGCAACGACATGTTATGTAGCATTGCACCCAGAAGTGAGAGGAATTAGTGGTGAGTATTTTGCAGATAATAAAATTGCCAAAGCAAACTCACTAGGAAGGGACATTGATTTGGCTAAGAAACTATGGGATTTCAGCATGAATCTGATCAAAGTAGAATACTTGGTGCCAATTGTCGATGCTGATGGCATACTTAGAGAATGA
- the LOC100794358 gene encoding short-chain dehydrogenase TIC 32, chloroplastic isoform X3, with protein sequence MWWPFWRKGGSAFSSSSTADEVTEGIDGTGLTAIVTGATSGIGAETTRVLAMRGVHVIMGVRNMNAAKDVKGAILKEIPAAKVDAMELDLSSMASVRKFASEFISSGLPLNILINNAGVFGTPFTLSTDAIELQFATNHMDTMKKTTQESKKQGRIVNISSILHQLTFRGGIPFDKINDPSSYHNWLAYGQSKLANILHANELARRLKQDGVDITANSLHPGAIVTNIFRHTSVLAGIINTLGRFVFKNVQQGAATTCYVALHPQVREISGKYFSDCNIAPTISKGRDIDLAKKLWDFSLNLIE encoded by the exons ATGTGGTGGCCTTTCTGGAGAAAAGGGGGTTCTGCATTTTCATCTTCTTCCACTGCTGATGAAGTTACAGAAGGAATCGATGGCACTGGCCTCACTGCTATTGTTACTG GGGCTACCAGTGGTATTGGTGCTGAGACTACTCGTGTACTTGCCATGCGTGGAGTCCATGTAATTATGGGTGTGAGAAATATGAATGCCGCAAAAGATGTTAAAGGAGCAATACTTAAGGAGATTCCTGCTGCTAAAGTTGATGCTATGGAATTAGATCTTAGTTCAATGGCATCTGTTCGAAAATTTGCATCAGAGTTCATTTCATCTGGTCTTCCATTAAACATTCTCAT AAACAATGCAGGAGTTTTTGGAACCCCTTTCACACTGTCTACAGACGCCATTGAACTACAATTTGCCACAAATCATATGG ATACTatgaagaaaacaacacaagaaAGCAAGAAGCAAGGAAGAATTGTTAATATCTCTTCAATACTTCATCAGTTAACATTTCGTGGAGGAATcccttttgataaaattaatgacCCATCAAG CTACCACAATTGGCTTGCATATGGACAATCAAAGCTTGCTAACATTTTACATGCCAATGAACTTGCCAGACGTCTTAAG CAAGATGGGGTAGATATTACGGCTAATTCTCTTCATCCGGGAGCTATTGTCACCAATATTTTTCGTCACACTAGTGTACTGGCTG GTATAATTAATACGCTGGGTAGATTTGTGTTTAAAAATGTCCAACAG GGAGCTGCAACAACATGCTATGTAGCATTGCATCCACAAGTGAGGGAAATCAGTGGCAAATATTTTTCAGATTGTAATATTGCCCCAACAATCTCAAAGGGAAGGGACATTGATTTGGCCAAGAAGCTTTGGGATTTTAGCTTGAATTTGATTGAGTAA
- the LOC100794358 gene encoding short-chain dehydrogenase TIC 32, chloroplastic isoform X2 has protein sequence MWWPFWRKGGSAFSSSSTADEVTEGIDGTGLTAIVTGATSGIGAETTRVLAMRGVHVIMGVRNMNAAKDVKGAILKEIPAAKVDAMELDLSSMASVRKFASEFISSGLPLNILINNAGVFGTPFTLSTDAIELQFATNHMGHFLLTNLLLDTMKKTTQESKKQGRIVNISSILHQLTFRGGIPFDKINDPSSYHNWLAYGQSKLANILHANELARRLKQDGVDITANSLHPGAIVTNIFRHTSVLAGIINTLGRFVFKNVQQGAATTCYVALHPQVREISGKYFSDCNIAPTISKGRDIDLAKKLWDFSLNLIE, from the exons ATGTGGTGGCCTTTCTGGAGAAAAGGGGGTTCTGCATTTTCATCTTCTTCCACTGCTGATGAAGTTACAGAAGGAATCGATGGCACTGGCCTCACTGCTATTGTTACTG GGGCTACCAGTGGTATTGGTGCTGAGACTACTCGTGTACTTGCCATGCGTGGAGTCCATGTAATTATGGGTGTGAGAAATATGAATGCCGCAAAAGATGTTAAAGGAGCAATACTTAAGGAGATTCCTGCTGCTAAAGTTGATGCTATGGAATTAGATCTTAGTTCAATGGCATCTGTTCGAAAATTTGCATCAGAGTTCATTTCATCTGGTCTTCCATTAAACATTCTCAT AAACAATGCAGGAGTTTTTGGAACCCCTTTCACACTGTCTACAGACGCCATTGAACTACAATTTGCCACAAATCATATGG GTCATTTCCTATTAACAAATCTGTTGTTAGATACTatgaagaaaacaacacaagaaAGCAAGAAGCAAGGAAGAATTGTTAATATCTCTTCAATACTTCATCAGTTAACATTTCGTGGAGGAATcccttttgataaaattaatgacCCATCAAG CTACCACAATTGGCTTGCATATGGACAATCAAAGCTTGCTAACATTTTACATGCCAATGAACTTGCCAGACGTCTTAAG CAAGATGGGGTAGATATTACGGCTAATTCTCTTCATCCGGGAGCTATTGTCACCAATATTTTTCGTCACACTAGTGTACTGGCTG GTATAATTAATACGCTGGGTAGATTTGTGTTTAAAAATGTCCAACAG GGAGCTGCAACAACATGCTATGTAGCATTGCATCCACAAGTGAGGGAAATCAGTGGCAAATATTTTTCAGATTGTAATATTGCCCCAACAATCTCAAAGGGAAGGGACATTGATTTGGCCAAGAAGCTTTGGGATTTTAGCTTGAATTTGATTGAGTAA
- the LOC100794358 gene encoding short-chain dehydrogenase TIC 32, chloroplastic isoform X1: protein MGSSGFSSSSTAEEVTQGIDGSGLTAIVTGTTHGIGTETARVLVLRGVHVIMAARDVIAAKTIKEVILEEIPTAKVDAMELDLSSMASVRKFASEFISFGLPLNILINNAGISAFPFTLSKDNIELLFATNHLGHFFLTNLLLDTMKKTASESKKEGRIINVSSDGHQYTYPEGILFDKINDESSYQKWRAYGQSKLANILHANELARLLKEDGIDITANSLHPGAIITNIYKPELSGPVPTDLMNMLGDYLLKSIPQGAATTCYVALHPQVKGISGEYFSDSNLAKASSLATDTDLAKKLWDFSMKIIDYNAHDS, encoded by the exons ATGGGTTCTTCTGGGTTTTCATCATCTTCCACTGCAGAGGAAGTTACTCAAGGAATCGATGGGAGTGGCCTCACTGCAATTGTCACAG GAACAACCCATGGTATTGGCACTGAGACGGCAAGAGTTCTTGTTTTGCGTGGTGTACATGTGATTATGGCAGCCAGAGATGTGATTGCAGCAAAAACTATCAAAGAGGTAATACTTGAAGAGATTCCCACAGCCAAAGTTGATGCCATGGAGTTAGATCTTAGCTCAATGGCATCCGTTAGGAAGTTTGCATCGGAGTTCATTTCATTTGGTCTTCCATTGAACATCTTGAT AAACAATGCAGGAATAAGCGCATTCCCTTTCACGCTGTCCAAAGACAACATCGAACTACTATTTGCTACAAATCACTTAG gtcatttttttttaacaaatcttTTGTTGGATACTATGAAGAAAACTGCAAGTgaaagcaagaaagaaggaagaaTTATTAATGTTTCCTCTGATGGTCACCAATATACATATCCTGAAGGAatcctttttgataaaattaatgacGAATCAAG TTACCAGAAGTGGCGTGCATATGGGCAATCAAAGCTTGCTAACATTTTACATGCCAACGAACTTGCAAGACTTCTTAAA GAAGATGGGATAGATATTACTGCAAATTCTCTTCATCCAGGAGCTATTATCACCAATATTTATAAACCAGAGCTTAGTGGCCCAGTGCCAACTG ATCTAATGAATATGCTTGGAGATTATCTGCTTAAAAGTATCCCGCAG GGAGCAGCAACAACATGCTATGTAGCATTGCACCCACAAGTGAAGGGGATTAGTGGCGAGTATTTTTCAGATAGTAATCTGGCTAAAGCAAGCTCACTGGCAACAGACACTGATTTGGCTAAGAAACTTTGGGATTTCAGCATGAAAATAATTGACTACAATGCCCATGATTCATGA